In the Hordeum vulgare subsp. vulgare chromosome 7H, MorexV3_pseudomolecules_assembly, whole genome shotgun sequence genome, one interval contains:
- the LOC123411465 gene encoding uncharacterized protein LOC123411465, whose protein sequence is MAALALVLLCAATIMVAPAAADVESHSFPVFNATTAESLWVATNTSIIMPAALLFGPGQSFPEGFLLLPKRVDVWRAGAGGLPTREASFNTSFTVESSAPPVSFVVLLDRFPTLNNPLGLRGSNDSTTGAVPNATDGLAAVEIGTVRSYAPESPNVGLNVTITPNGTAAPGRRAVWVEYNAVAHLLRVYVAAGGEPRPARALLDARLSLAGQGTTQTAFVGFFATRVRDVFLGVRDWDLTVDRLDTDGKKKGTPWWVILIAVLGSVAATAAIVSLVVCSSVSRRRARDMEPKQ, encoded by the coding sequence ATGGCAGCTCTAGCTCTAGTGCTGCTGTGCGCAGCCACGATCATGGTGGCGCCGGCGGCCGCGGACGTGGAGTCCCATAGCTTCCCCGTCTTCAACGCCACCACGGCCGAGAGCCTGTGGGTCGCCACGAACACGTCCATCATCATGCCGGCAGCGCTCCTCTTCGGGCCCGGGCAGTCGTTTCCCGAGGGGTTTCTGCTGCTCCCCAAGAGGGTCGACGTCTggcgcgccggcgccggcgggttACCGACACGCGAGGCGTCCTTCAACACGAGCTTCACGGTGGAAAGCTCTGCCCCTCCAGTCTCATTCGTCGTCCTCCTCGACAGGTTCCCGACGCTCAACAACCCCTTGGGCCTCCGTGGCTCTAACGACTCCACCACCGGCGCCGTGCCCAACGCCACGGACGGCCTCGCCGCGGTCGAGATCGGCACGGTGAGGTCGTACGCGCCAGAGTCTCCGAACGTCGGCCTCAACGTCACCATCACGCCCAACGGCACCGCGGCGCCTGGCCGCCGCGCCGTGTGGGTCGAGTACAACGCCGTTGCGCACCTCCTGCGCGTGTACGTCGCCGCCGGTGGGGAACCGAGGCCAGCCAGAGCGCTCCTCGACGCACGGCTTTCCCTCGCTGGCCAAGGCACCACGCAAACCGCGTTTGTTGGCTTCTTCGCCACCCGAGTCCGCGATGTCTTCCTCGGTGTCCGTGATTGGGACCTCACGGTGGACAGGCTCGACACCGACGGCAAGAAGAAGGGAACGCCGTGGTGGGTGATACTGATCGCGGTGCTCGGGTCCgtggccgccaccgccgccatcgTATCTCTGGTAGTGTGCTCCTCTGTATCAAGGCGCCGGGCGCGCGACATGGAACCCAAGCAATAG